The following are encoded in a window of Prochlorococcus marinus CUG1417 genomic DNA:
- the murC gene encoding UDP-N-acetylmuramate--L-alanine ligase has protein sequence MVKELIPKNHFHFIGVGGIGMSAIAMGLLKNGYSVSGSDLVKNDETYKLEKLGAIIFNNQVGQNIEFITSKFNNKLINFVVSTAIKPENKELMYCKKKNLPVKHRSEILAMLMRNYTTLAVGGSHGKTSTSTFLSTILELCTHNSSSITGGIIPIYNSNCHLENTEFLVAEVDESDGTINKYKSDIGIINNIDFDHCDHFSNLSEVISSFTSFAENSKKLLINFDCKTTRENFHSDSKWSNITTKNVAYAIIPTVINERYTIGEYYENGNFISSLNIPIPGSHNLSNITAAIAASRMIGIDFLEIKKNIKYLKLPKKRFEFRGEIDERHLYDDYAHHPNEIKETIKLGRLFIKQKHNNESQKSRLIAIFQPHRYSRVKKFTKEFAEELSKADVIYVTSIYDAGEINEEKINSEIITDLIYKQNKNVSYINNYHEITKNFYNLTQKGDLILNMGAGDCHNFWSILNDKKL, from the coding sequence TTGGTTAAAGAATTAATACCTAAAAATCATTTTCATTTCATTGGAGTGGGAGGTATTGGAATGTCAGCAATTGCAATGGGTTTACTGAAAAATGGTTATTCAGTTTCAGGATCTGATTTAGTTAAAAACGATGAAACATATAAATTAGAAAAATTAGGTGCAATTATCTTCAATAATCAAGTTGGGCAAAATATTGAATTTATAACTTCAAAATTTAACAACAAATTGATTAATTTTGTTGTAAGCACAGCTATCAAGCCAGAAAATAAAGAATTAATGTACTGTAAGAAAAAAAATTTACCAGTTAAACATCGTTCAGAGATACTTGCAATGCTAATGCGCAATTACACTACATTAGCCGTAGGAGGCAGCCACGGAAAAACATCAACCAGTACATTTCTCTCTACGATACTTGAGTTATGTACACATAATTCTTCTTCAATAACTGGAGGAATAATTCCCATCTATAACTCTAATTGTCATTTAGAAAATACAGAATTCTTAGTAGCCGAAGTTGATGAATCTGACGGGACAATTAATAAATATAAATCTGACATTGGAATAATCAATAACATTGATTTTGATCATTGCGATCATTTTTCTAATTTAAGTGAAGTTATATCTTCTTTTACAAGTTTCGCTGAAAATTCTAAAAAATTATTAATTAATTTTGATTGTAAAACTACGAGAGAAAATTTTCATTCTGATAGCAAGTGGTCAAATATTACAACAAAAAACGTAGCTTATGCCATAATTCCAACTGTAATTAATGAAAGGTATACAATTGGTGAATATTATGAAAATGGAAATTTTATTAGTAGTTTAAATATTCCAATTCCAGGATCACATAATCTATCTAATATCACCGCTGCAATTGCAGCTTCAAGAATGATAGGTATAGATTTTTTAGAAATTAAGAAAAATATAAAATACCTTAAACTACCAAAAAAAAGATTTGAATTCAGAGGCGAAATAGATGAAAGACACTTATATGATGACTATGCACATCATCCAAACGAAATAAAAGAAACGATTAAATTAGGAAGATTATTTATTAAGCAAAAACATAATAATGAATCTCAAAAAAGCAGATTAATCGCTATATTTCAACCCCATAGATACTCTCGAGTCAAGAAATTTACTAAAGAATTCGCTGAAGAATTGTCTAAAGCAGATGTTATTTACGTAACTAGTATTTATGACGCGGGAGAAATAAACGAAGAGAAAATTAATTCGGAAATTATCACTGATCTGATTTATAAACAAAACAAAAATGTTAGTTACATAAATAATTATCATGAAATTACAAAAAATTTTTACAATTTAACTCAAAAAGGGGATTTAATTTTGAATATGGGAGCTGGAGATTGTCATAATTTCTGGTCAATTTTAAATGATAAAAAATTATAA
- the gap gene encoding type I glyceraldehyde-3-phosphate dehydrogenase codes for MTLRVAINGFGRIGRNFMRCWLSRGAYTNIEVVGINVTSDPKTNAHLLKYDSVLGQLDGVDIKYTDDTFVINNKTIKCFSDRNPLNLPWKDWGVDLVIESTGVFNTDVGASKHLEVGAKKVILTAPGKGAGVGTFVVGVNADTYKHKDYDILSNASCTTNCLAPVVKVLDQTFGINKGLMTTIHSYTGDQRILDNSHRDLRRARAAATNIVPTSTGAAKAVALVYPEMKGKLTGIAMRVPTPNVSAVDFVFESSKSVTSEEVNNALKEASLDSMKGIIKYGDEPLVSSDYAGTNESSIVDSDLTMCIGDNLVKVLAWYDNEWGYSQRVVDLAEIVAKNWE; via the coding sequence ATGACTTTGCGTGTTGCAATTAACGGATTTGGCAGAATTGGTCGAAACTTTATGCGTTGTTGGCTCAGTAGAGGTGCTTACACCAATATTGAAGTTGTTGGTATTAACGTTACTTCAGATCCTAAGACCAATGCTCATCTTTTAAAATACGACTCAGTTCTTGGTCAACTTGATGGCGTTGATATTAAGTATACTGACGATACTTTTGTAATTAATAATAAAACAATCAAGTGTTTCTCTGATAGAAACCCGTTGAATTTACCTTGGAAAGACTGGGGTGTAGATCTTGTAATTGAATCAACTGGAGTTTTTAATACAGATGTTGGGGCAAGTAAGCACCTAGAAGTAGGAGCAAAAAAAGTTATTTTAACTGCACCTGGTAAGGGTGCTGGAGTTGGTACTTTTGTTGTTGGAGTAAATGCTGACACATACAAACATAAAGATTATGATATTTTGAGCAATGCTAGTTGTACCACAAACTGTTTAGCTCCAGTAGTTAAAGTTTTGGATCAAACCTTTGGGATTAATAAAGGTTTGATGACTACAATTCATAGTTATACTGGTGATCAAAGAATTCTAGATAATAGTCATAGAGATTTAAGAAGGGCTCGAGCCGCCGCTACCAATATCGTTCCAACTTCTACGGGTGCTGCTAAAGCTGTTGCACTGGTTTATCCAGAAATGAAAGGTAAATTAACAGGAATTGCAATGAGGGTTCCTACACCTAATGTCTCAGCGGTTGATTTTGTTTTTGAATCTTCTAAATCCGTCACAAGTGAGGAAGTTAATAATGCTCTTAAAGAAGCATCTTTAGATTCAATGAAGGGCATTATTAAGTATGGAGATGAACCACTAGTTTCTAGCGATTATGCAGGTACGAATGAATCATCAATTGTAGATAGTGACCTCACAATGTGTATAGGAGATAATCTTGTTAAGGTCCTTGCTTGGTATGATAAC
- the murB gene encoding UDP-N-acetylmuramate dehydrogenase has translation MNKKIFSKNCNLSSFTTIKVGGVAEYFAEPSSIAEFSYLIKWANSNKHKCQIIGAGSNLLINNIFIKGLVICTKKMKTLAIEPFSGIVEAEAGVMLPTLSNCLAKNRLQGGEWAVGIPGTLGGAIYMNAGTNNLSLAKNLISVKVINNKTNEQLEIKKKDIDFEYRFSSFQSNDLAIISAKLHFEPNGNLEQLIKTTKNNLKLKTKAQPYHLPSFGSVFKNPENNYAAKLIDDLGLKGFKIGGAEISTMHSNFIINNSSASSKDIYELITVIQQKILQNKGIYLQPEVRMIGFDYPN, from the coding sequence ATGAATAAAAAGATTTTTTCTAAGAACTGTAATCTGAGTAGTTTTACAACCATAAAAGTGGGAGGAGTAGCGGAATATTTTGCTGAGCCAAGCAGCATTGCCGAATTTTCATACCTCATAAAATGGGCTAATTCAAATAAACATAAATGCCAAATAATTGGTGCAGGTTCAAATCTACTAATAAATAATATTTTTATAAAAGGTTTAGTTATATGTACAAAAAAAATGAAAACTTTAGCGATTGAACCTTTTTCAGGAATCGTTGAAGCGGAAGCTGGTGTAATGCTCCCAACATTATCTAATTGTCTTGCAAAAAATAGATTACAAGGAGGAGAATGGGCTGTCGGAATTCCAGGAACTTTAGGAGGTGCAATTTATATGAATGCTGGTACAAATAATTTATCGCTAGCAAAAAACCTTATTTCTGTAAAAGTTATCAATAATAAAACTAATGAACAACTTGAAATTAAAAAAAAAGATATCGATTTTGAGTATAGATTTAGTTCTTTTCAAAGTAATGATTTAGCTATTATTAGTGCAAAGCTACATTTTGAGCCCAATGGTAATCTAGAACAATTAATTAAAACAACCAAAAATAACCTCAAATTAAAAACAAAAGCCCAGCCATATCATCTACCAAGTTTTGGTAGTGTTTTTAAAAATCCAGAAAATAATTATGCAGCGAAATTAATTGATGATTTGGGTTTAAAGGGATTTAAAATTGGGGGAGCTGAAATTTCTACAATGCATTCAAATTTTATAATTAACAATTCTTCAGCAAGTTCAAAAGATATTTATGAATTAATAACTGTAATTCAACAAAAAATACTACAAAACAAAGGGATTTATCTGCAACCGGAAGTAAGAATGATTGGTTTTGACTATCCTAATTAA
- the rsgA gene encoding ribosome small subunit-dependent GTPase A, with amino-acid sequence MKTNSKHLGLVTKKFNEFFFVDLKNKEHFGTSQRFLCKVKKSINFKDQFIYVGDEVEIDNIDLTSKRAVITSLKKRQNLLNRPSVANLSNIYITFSVEEPKLNLSQVNRFLISAESMGVEVSLVLTKCDLISDKKQIFLLDKFKKWGYQAITLNLHQSNHFEDLLADLKKKKCSIFMGPSGVGKTTLLNKIIPGLQNNTAPVSNKIKRGKNTTRNVELFSISNQSYVVDTPGFNMQPLEVDIRLLPNLFSEIYKQVIDEGIRCKFRDCLHLNDDGCNLNKSFERYSFYKEIIESSKSHYYQNLED; translated from the coding sequence ATGAAAACTAATAGTAAACATTTAGGTTTAGTTACGAAAAAATTTAATGAATTTTTCTTTGTTGACCTAAAAAATAAAGAACACTTTGGAACTAGTCAAAGATTTTTATGTAAGGTAAAAAAGTCTATTAATTTCAAAGATCAATTTATTTATGTTGGAGATGAAGTAGAAATTGATAATATTGATTTAACAAGCAAAAGGGCAGTAATAACAAGTCTAAAAAAGAGACAAAATTTATTAAATAGACCATCAGTTGCAAATCTTTCTAACATTTATATTACTTTTTCAGTTGAAGAGCCAAAGTTAAATTTATCTCAAGTTAATAGGTTTTTGATATCAGCAGAATCTATGGGGGTAGAAGTGTCATTAGTTTTGACAAAGTGTGATTTAATATCAGACAAAAAACAGATTTTTTTACTTGATAAATTTAAGAAATGGGGTTATCAAGCAATTACTTTAAATTTACATCAATCTAATCACTTTGAAGATTTATTAGCTGATTTAAAGAAAAAAAAGTGTTCGATTTTTATGGGCCCATCGGGTGTTGGTAAAACTACTTTGCTTAACAAGATAATTCCAGGTCTTCAAAATAATACTGCTCCAGTTTCTAATAAAATTAAGAGAGGTAAAAACACTACTCGAAATGTTGAGTTATTTTCCATATCTAATCAAAGTTATGTTGTTGATACGCCAGGTTTTAATATGCAACCTCTAGAGGTTGATATAAGACTGTTGCCAAATCTTTTTTCGGAAATATATAAACAAGTAATCGATGAGGGAATTAGGTGTAAATTTCGGGACTGCTTACATTTGAATGATGATGGCTGTAATTTAAATAAATCTTTTGAAAGATATTCTTTTTATAAAGAAATAATCGAGTCTTCTAAGAGTCACTATTATCAAAACCTGGAAGATTAA
- a CDS encoding YbaB/EbfC family nucleoid-associated protein encodes MAGFGLPNFGQLTEAFKKAKQIQQDAQKLQDELENMEIEGKSDDEMVKVWISGNQVPLKVEVQDNILNSDKEKIEQNILQAIQKAHELSTTTMKERMNDLTGGLNLNLPGFDNSDS; translated from the coding sequence ATGGCGGGTTTTGGACTTCCTAATTTTGGACAACTTACAGAAGCTTTTAAAAAAGCTAAACAAATTCAACAAGATGCACAAAAATTACAAGATGAACTTGAAAATATGGAAATTGAAGGGAAAAGTGATGATGAAATGGTAAAAGTATGGATAAGCGGGAACCAAGTTCCTTTAAAGGTAGAAGTGCAAGATAATATTTTAAATTCAGATAAAGAAAAAATTGAGCAAAACATATTACAAGCCATTCAAAAAGCTCATGAATTATCTACTACCACTATGAAAGAAAGAATGAATGATTTAACTGGTGGATTAAATCTTAATCTTCCAGGTTTTGATAATAGTGACTCTTAG
- a CDS encoding sulfurtransferase TusA family protein, with the protein MTSLKYLDLKSVPCPLNVVKIKLALEKLSKNEQLIVELDKGEPEEMVLKNLKEMGCLYEQIKEHEKFLKIKILNEN; encoded by the coding sequence ATGACTTCTTTAAAGTATTTGGATCTGAAATCTGTTCCATGTCCTTTAAATGTCGTAAAAATTAAATTGGCTTTAGAGAAGTTATCCAAAAATGAACAACTTATTGTTGAACTAGATAAAGGAGAACCAGAAGAAATGGTATTAAAAAACTTAAAAGAGATGGGATGTTTGTATGAACAAATCAAAGAACATGAAAAATTTTTAAAAATAAAAATTCTGAATGAAAACTAA
- the dnaJ gene encoding molecular chaperone DnaJ has protein sequence MADFYQILGVSRDADADTLKRAYRKLARQYHPDVNKEPGAEDKFKEIGKAYEALADPETRARYDQFGEAGLGGAAGMPDMGDMGGFADLFETFFNGFGGQNPQGGRTQRRGPQQGDDLRYDLNVDFKDAIFGQQREIKIPHLETCEVCRGTGAKPGTGPKTCSTCGGSGQVRRATRTPFGNFTQVAECPSCNGAGQIIADPCVSCGGNGVKQVRKKLRINIPAGVDTGTKLRVSGEGNVGLKGGPPGDLYVFIKVKNDSKLKRDGVTIYSEIVVSYLQAILGDTVEIITVDGKVNLKIPSGTQPNTTLSLENKGVPRLGNPVARGNHEVLVKVKLPTRITDEERNLLEGLASQYSDKNINSSSGLFSKLFGKES, from the coding sequence ATGGCTGATTTTTACCAAATACTTGGAGTTTCAAGAGATGCAGATGCTGATACCTTAAAAAGGGCTTATAGAAAATTAGCTAGACAATATCATCCTGATGTTAACAAAGAACCTGGTGCTGAAGACAAATTTAAAGAAATTGGCAAGGCTTATGAAGCATTAGCTGATCCTGAAACAAGAGCTAGATATGATCAGTTTGGAGAGGCCGGCCTTGGAGGTGCGGCTGGAATGCCTGATATGGGAGATATGGGTGGCTTTGCAGATTTATTTGAAACTTTTTTTAATGGCTTTGGCGGACAAAATCCCCAGGGTGGAAGAACTCAAAGAAGAGGCCCTCAACAAGGAGATGATTTAAGGTATGACCTTAATGTTGACTTTAAAGATGCAATATTTGGCCAACAAAGAGAAATTAAAATTCCTCATCTTGAGACATGTGAAGTCTGTAGGGGAACAGGTGCCAAACCAGGAACTGGACCAAAAACTTGTTCTACATGTGGTGGAAGCGGACAAGTTAGAAGAGCTACAAGAACACCTTTTGGTAATTTCACACAAGTAGCTGAATGTCCTTCATGTAATGGAGCTGGTCAGATTATTGCTGATCCATGTGTAAGTTGTGGCGGTAATGGAGTAAAGCAAGTTAGAAAAAAATTAAGAATTAATATTCCTGCAGGAGTTGATACTGGTACTAAATTAAGAGTTTCCGGAGAGGGAAATGTTGGTTTGAAAGGGGGCCCGCCTGGAGATCTTTATGTTTTTATTAAGGTTAAGAATGATTCGAAATTAAAAAGAGATGGTGTGACTATTTATTCAGAAATAGTTGTGAGTTATTTACAGGCAATTTTAGGAGATACTGTCGAAATTATTACAGTTGATGGCAAAGTTAATTTAAAAATCCCTAGTGGTACGCAACCAAATACTACCCTTTCACTTGAAAATAAAGGAGTACCTAGACTTGGTAATCCAGTTGCTAGAGGAAATCATGAAGTTCTTGTAAAAGTAAAATTGCCAACTCGTATAACTGATGAAGAGCGAAATCTTTTAGAGGGTTTAGCTTCTCAGTATTCAGATAAAAATATTAATTCCAGTAGTGGACTATTTAGTAAATTATTTGGTAAAGAATCTTAA
- the grpE gene encoding nucleotide exchange factor GrpE: MIENQSDNIDIKENDVSNQDNASEDTSSAEEKIIDNDELSSQKTEEINTEELKNTISNNDARLEQLEKEHETLKNQYVRISADFDNFRKRQSRDQGDLKIQLVSKTLTAILPIVDNFERARQQLKPESEEAQALHRSYQGLYKQLVEVLKQQGVSPMRVVGQQFDPSLHEAVLREPSDEFDEDCIIEELQRGYHLEGKVLRHALVKVSMGPGKQNSQQEVETDTVEEDVDSEENTSEDV; the protein is encoded by the coding sequence ATGATTGAAAATCAATCAGATAATATTGATATTAAAGAAAATGATGTTTCTAATCAGGATAATGCTTCTGAAGATACTTCATCTGCCGAAGAAAAAATAATCGATAATGATGAATTATCTTCTCAAAAAACAGAAGAAATAAATACCGAAGAATTAAAAAATACTATTTCTAATAATGATGCGAGATTAGAACAATTAGAAAAAGAGCATGAGACATTAAAAAATCAGTATGTAAGAATTTCAGCAGATTTTGATAATTTTAGAAAAAGGCAGTCTAGGGATCAGGGGGATTTAAAAATCCAACTTGTTTCAAAGACTTTAACGGCAATACTTCCTATCGTTGATAATTTTGAGAGAGCAAGACAACAACTGAAACCAGAAAGTGAAGAAGCTCAAGCTCTTCATAGAAGTTATCAAGGATTGTATAAACAATTGGTAGAAGTTTTAAAACAACAGGGAGTCTCTCCAATGAGGGTTGTTGGTCAGCAATTTGATCCAAGCTTGCATGAAGCTGTATTAAGAGAGCCAAGTGACGAGTTTGATGAAGATTGTATTATTGAGGAATTACAGCGTGGATATCATCTAGAAGGTAAGGTTTTGAGACATGCATTGGTTAAGGTTTCTATGGGACCCGGTAAACAAAATTCACAACAGGAAGTAGAAACGGATACAGTTGAAGAGGATGTAGATTCAGAGGAAAATACTTCTGAAGATGTATAA